The Bacillus zhangzhouensis region CTGGTATTTCTTTCACATCTTCAATTACTGATTCAACAGTATATGGAATAAGATTAAAATCTGCCAAAAAAACACCCCTTAAGTTATTTTAAAGCTAGTCTGCCTTTTCATTTTAACTTTATGCTTAAAGTAGGGTTTTCTTTTATTTTTGTTTTACCTGAATATATTTTGATGCAGCAGTGATGTACAGTCCTGATTTCAGTTTATACATTTTTGATCCGTTGACCGTAATGGCCTTATCAATCGTAAATGCTTCACCAGGTTTCACCTTTTTGTGCTTTGCTGACCAATTCGGCTTATCATAGACCCATAACCACCCATCAGCATTCGGCTTCACTACAGCCATTTTAACGCCTTTTGGCGCCGTTTCTTTTTTAGGCTTTGTTTTAGTTGAAGAAGATACCTTTTTTAAACCGACTGCCGCCGCAATCCCATCAGCATGACCCTCGGCCAACAAATTCAGGAACGAATCTTGTTTCAGCAGCGCGGCATCTTCTTTGCGATCAATAAAAAGGTTCTCGGTTAGAATTGCTGGCATTGTTGTTTCTCGCAACACTGCAAGATCTTTAGATTTGATTCCGCGGTCCCCTGCTTTACCTTTAATTTTTCTATAGATCGCATCATGTACGATCTTTTGCTGCTTGCCAGTGCCGGATGATGCAGATAGTTCGACGTAACGAAACGTCTCAAAGCCTGTGCCACCAGCTGCATTGATATGAATAGATGCAAAATAATCAGCGCCCCAATTATTTGCTAGTCTAGCTCTTTGAGACAGATCAATATAAACATCAGTTGATCGTGTGAGCTTAACTGTTGCCCCATAAACCTTTTCAAGAATCGCTTTTGTTTTCTTTGCAATCTTTAATACAAGATCTTTTTCTTTTAATCCGTTTGCTGCTGCGCCTGGGTCGTGCCCGCCGTGTCCTGGATCAAGCATAATTTTCTTTGTCATGTTCATCTACTCCTTAATTTGTTTTTATATAGAAAAAAGCCGCCGATTACTCAGCAGCTTTCTTTTCCTCTTCTTCTTTTTGGCTGTCGTTTTCAATGACGTGAAGACGGTCTGTAATAGAAGCCGGGATTTTAACCCCGATCTGTGCAAGATTTTCTGTGATAGAAAGCCCTTCATTTGCGATGTAAAAAAGCACTGTCCCGAAGGTCAGCACTCCATTTAAGCCCATGATCTGATCAATGATGTTAGCAACAATCACGACAACAAAACTAAGCATTTTCCGCACATAACCGAACCATGCTGTACGGCTACGCAGTTTGCCAAATTTCCACGCTTTGATGATACCAGTTAAGATATCAATGATGCTTAGCAGCAAGAGCAAGTCCAAAAATTTCACTCCGCCAAATAGATATGTTCGTGCAAGATCCAAAGTTTCAAAGTTAATAAACACTATCGTTTCCTCCATTTCGTTAATCACCTCCTTTAAGAAGGCAAAATAAAAAGCACCTGTTAAGATGCTGTTGTTCCTAAATCTGCAGAAGCAGCTGGCTTGTCGAATGAAACGCCAGTGATCTGCTCATATTGTTCCGGTGTAACATACCCCTGTTGAATGCC contains the following coding sequences:
- a CDS encoding XkdX family protein, with amino-acid sequence MNLNFWVLALFYKWTSTAMVKQAMSFDDCTIKDLEDGIQQGYVTPEQYEQITGVSFDKPAASADLGTTAS
- a CDS encoding phage holin family protein, with translation MEETIVFINFETLDLARTYLFGGVKFLDLLLLLSIIDILTGIIKAWKFGKLRSRTAWFGYVRKMLSFVVVIVANIIDQIMGLNGVLTFGTVLFYIANEGLSITENLAQIGVKIPASITDRLHVIENDSQKEEEEKKAAE
- a CDS encoding N-acetylmuramoyl-L-alanine amidase; the encoded protein is MTKKIMLDPGHGGHDPGAAANGLKEKDLVLKIAKKTKAILEKVYGATVKLTRSTDVYIDLSQRARLANNWGADYFASIHINAAGGTGFETFRYVELSASSGTGKQQKIVHDAIYRKIKGKAGDRGIKSKDLAVLRETTMPAILTENLFIDRKEDAALLKQDSFLNLLAEGHADGIAAAVGLKKVSSSTKTKPKKETAPKGVKMAVVKPNADGWLWVYDKPNWSAKHKKVKPGEAFTIDKAITVNGSKMYKLKSGLYITAASKYIQVKQK